The genomic region CAGTTTGTTCTTCTTTGCCCCCAGTACCTTGATGTAATTCTTAGAAGTTCTTCTCTTTTTCTGGCGCATCAATATTTTTCTTTATAAAACTGCTTCTCTCTATTATTAGTTTTACTATAATGAAGGGTGAAAATGTATGTTTCGTATTCTGTGTAAATTATTTATTTGAAAAATAATTGCGGCAAAACTGATAGTGTCCCATTCTAAAAAGGTGTTCGCAGGTAGTGATCAATTACAAAACTGTAGAAGATATATTTTTGAAAAGATAAGGGATTGGAGTTCGAGCTATTAGTATTTATTAATAGGTAGGTATTCATTCCATTATTAAAGTTAATTTAGATTTGGCAAGCTACTCAGTTACAGCTGTAAACTACATCTAAGAAAAGGATTAAGAATTACTACTCGTCCATTAAACTGATCTTATCGACGAAATGAATCCCCTCTAAATCCGGTATATTCATCTACAGTACGATGTCATTCATCGAATAGTATCATACTTTCCTAGCCTTAAAAACGATCTTAAAGCTCATAAACTTTAAATTAACATTATGACCCTAAATATTTATGAGATCGAAGGAGTTTTTGAACTACAAGGTGATGTTACAACCTACAATGCTCAACAAGTCGAAATGTACTTTGAAGTTATGTTGAGGTTAAAACCTCAAGTAATTATCAACTTGTCCAGACTTGAAAGTATGGATGTTGCAGGTGTTTATGCTTTCTGTAATCTATTGAATCAAGCATCAAAAGAAGGAAAGTTCTTGCGTTTTGTTGGAGCAAACAATTTCAAGCTTCAAAATGCATTTCTTAACTCAGGATGCAATTTATTTGACTTCAATTATTTCGATTCAAGTGCAAAAAAACATTTTAAAAACTTCACTATACTTTCGAAAAAAGAACTTTAAATGGGATCGTAAATAAAGTAGCTCACGCTATTTTATATGATTGAATAGTGTTTGTAAAAAACATACATCTCTATTCCCTAGATGAAGGTATTAATATTTTTAATGTACCAGTATTACGGAGCCAATAGAAATCTCTTTAAAACACATAAACCTTAATCAAAATTTTTTGAAATGCAATTACACTAATTCTGTAGTTGAGAATATCTGAATTGGGTACACTGGTATTATGACCTGCAAAGTCATTATTAAATATTGTTTTCGAAAATAATTTCATCACTTCTTGTTTTGAACACAATATATTCACCTTCAGGTAACAAGACCTTCTCAATTTGGCTTCAGAATAACTAAAGTTGTAGTTATTTTACCAGACGTAGTCAAGAATTCATCGAAACCAATCTTCTACCTATCGAAAATATTCCTGCTAATAATATAATAATGAGATCTTCACAGAGAAAAATACTAGAACAAATACTTTGAAACTTGCTTTCATTAGTGCTCACCCTTACAGCATAGCTACCTTGAATAAATATGGTTTACGGCTTGCTAAACAATTGGCTCAAAAAGCCGAAGTTGATGAACTGGTATTGATCTCAGACCAGCGTGACCCTATACAGCTGGACAATAAAATTGGAAAATGTAAGATAAGTATTGAACAATCCAGGAATTCCAATAGTTCTAACAATATATTCAACATTTATAGAAATATTGTTAAACATCAGCCTGATGCAATTCTTTTTAATTTTCAATTCAATAAAACTGGATACAAAAAACTTTCCGTCGTCTTAGGTTTTTTATTAGCCTTAGTTTTTAGATTAAAAGGAATCCCAACGATCGTAATCCTTCATAAAGATCTTGAGGATACGGCTTCCATTAATGATAATTTATTGCATGAAAGATTTCTCTATAACATCGATTCCTTGATGAGAACCGGACTAACTAAAGTTTTACTGCAAGCAGATACTATCGCTCTTACTTCAGAAAAGTATATGAATATTGTAAGAGAAAAATATAATGCTCAAAATTTAATCCAAATTCCTCAAGAATCATTTAAAGCAATCCCTGAACCAAATTTTGACTTACCAAATGGACCTAAGAAGATTCTTACATTTGGGAAATTTGGAAAACATAAGAAAGTGGAAGCCTTTATTGAAGCAATTATAAAATTAAGAGCAAGTACCAATCAGGAACTTGAAATAGTAATTGCCGGAACAGATCATCCTACTACTCCAGGTTATCTAGCTGGAATAATGAAACAATATGATCATATTAAAAATCTTACGTTTACGGGATTTGTAGATGAGGAAAATGTTGCAAAGAATTTCAAAGAAAGTACGTTGGTCGTCTTGCCTTATACTTCCGAAAGAGTGAGCTCAGGAATGCTACTTAAGGCTGCTTTTTATGGAAAAGCTGTCGTGATCCCAAACTTCAAAGATCTTGCTCTAAACATAAAAAAACAAGGATTTGCCGTGGATGTATATGAACCTGGCGATGTAGATTCACTCGCAAATTCCTTAAAATGCATTATAGTTAACGATTCATATAGAAGAACTATTGGCGAAATGAACTATAAGGCTTCATGTAGTTTGCCTATGGAGAAAATTGCTCAGTTATATCTTGATGAATTTCAAAAGCTATTTCGCGCTAAGATGAATTTAAATTTTGTTTGAATAGGTTGATTATTGTTTAGATGAAAAGGGTAAGAAGAAATTCTTATCCTTTTTGGTTTTCTGTTCAGCCCACATTTAATTCATTAAACTTTTCACATCTATATTCTTCAAGGAGATAATTACCTGGTGGAATTCTGCAGTGGCATTTTTAATGACAGCTTCTATTTCTTCAGAACTTGCGTTCTTATCTTCAAAACAACTCTGGCAGTCTCTTAGTAATTTCACCAGTTTATTAGACTGAATGTAGTATACCGACATGGTGCTTTTATGAATAAGCTCTGAGATTTGATTAGCATCCCGCAAATCTGCAGCTTTCTGAAAATCTTCTAAATAGTCTTGAAAAGCTGTCAGGGTATTGTTTATAAACTTCCGTAGAAATTCGGGCTTATTATTCGCCATTTTTACGAATCGTCTTAAATCAATAGAATTCTCAGAGGCTATTTTATTTTCTTCCGAAGAAATCACACCGAGTTTGTCCTTTTCCAATTCGCTAGTCTTTATACGGTCTGAAGCAGTAACTATATAATTTGAAATAAGTTTATGCAAGTCCTCCGGTCCAAATGGCTTGGAAATAAAATCATCTATTCCTGCACGATTGAGCTCAGCTTCTATTGCCTCCCTGCTCGTGGCCGATAATGCCAGGATCACAGGTTGTTTTTCAAGATAAAGGTTCCTAATGGTAGATGATGCTTCAAAACCGTTAATAACAGGCATATGAAGATCCATAAGAATTACATCGTAATTCTTTTTCTTCGCGGCTTCGATGGCTTTTTTACCATTTTTGGCGGTATCAAAATTGATCTTCCATTCCTTAAGATACTCTGAAATAACAAAAATATTGACAGGATTATCTTCAACGATCAGTAATTTTGCTAAATCCAATTTTTTTCTTTGAATGCTGTCATGGGCATCCATTTCATTTACTGAATTGCTGTACTTCTCATAAGTGATATCGAAGCTAAATTCAGAGCCTTCTCCCAGTACACTCGCTACTTTGATTTCACTTCCATGAAGCTTCAATAATTGCTGGGAAATTGTTAGGCCCAGACCTGTACCACCATATTCCAGATTCACTTCATAACTAGCCTGTGAAAATTCTTCAAAAATACTTTGCAACTTATCTTCTGGAATTCCAGTACCGGTATCAATTACACTGAAGTTAAGATCTAGTTTTTCTGAAGTTGATGCAGTAAGTTTTACGATTAATTTTACATGACCTTCGCAGGTAAATTTTATTGCGTTTCCCAGTAAATTTGTAAGTACCTGGCTAAGCTTTATGGGATCTCCTGAAATGTAATTGGGTATATTCTCATCTATTTCAGCAAGGAGCTCAATACCTTTTTCATTGCATTTCAATTTAAAGGTATGGATCAGGCTATTGACTAGAGTGCGAATGGCGAAAGCCTTTTTTTCCAACTGAAGCGCTTTAGCTTCCAATTTACTAAGATCAAGAATGTTGTTTACCAAGCCTAGCAGATTCTCAGAAGATAACCTGAGAATATCAGTATATTCCTTCTGTTTCTGGTCTAAGGACGTTTTAGTTAATAGATCGCCAATTCCAACAATGGCGTTCAACGGCGTTCTTATTTCATGACTAATGGTTGCAAGAAATTCTGCTTTTATCTGGGCAAGTTTTTCTGCCTTTAGTTTTGCATTCATCAATTCCTGTTCGTACTTCTTTCTATCAGAAATATCATAAACTGAAGCTCTGTAGCGATTCTCACGAACAGTAGGACCTTTTAATTCCTTGACATTAATGAGTGCGGGAAAAGTGG from Christiangramia sp. OXR-203 harbors:
- a CDS encoding response regulator; translated protein: MQEETQKNPEIFESAEDLYHDAPCGYVSFRNDGTIYNINKTLLGWLEFDRNEILGEKKIYELFKMGGRMYFETHFFPLIRIQGFANEINFEIRKNDGSTFPALINVKELKGPTVRENRYRASVYDISDRKKYEQELMNAKLKAEKLAQIKAEFLATISHEIRTPLNAIVGIGDLLTKTSLDQKQKEYTDILRLSSENLLGLVNNILDLSKLEAKALQLEKKAFAIRTLVNSLIHTFKLKCNEKGIELLAEIDENIPNYISGDPIKLSQVLTNLLGNAIKFTCEGHVKLIVKLTASTSEKLDLNFSVIDTGTGIPEDKLQSIFEEFSQASYEVNLEYGGTGLGLTISQQLLKLHGSEIKVASVLGEGSEFSFDITYEKYSNSVNEMDAHDSIQRKKLDLAKLLIVEDNPVNIFVISEYLKEWKINFDTAKNGKKAIEAAKKKNYDVILMDLHMPVINGFEASSTIRNLYLEKQPVILALSATSREAIEAELNRAGIDDFISKPFGPEDLHKLISNYIVTASDRIKTSELEKDKLGVISSEENKIASENSIDLRRFVKMANNKPEFLRKFINNTLTAFQDYLEDFQKAADLRDANQISELIHKSTMSVYYIQSNKLVKLLRDCQSCFEDKNASSEEIEAVIKNATAEFHQVIISLKNIDVKSLMN
- a CDS encoding STAS domain-containing protein, which codes for MTLNIYEIEGVFELQGDVTTYNAQQVEMYFEVMLRLKPQVIINLSRLESMDVAGVYAFCNLLNQASKEGKFLRFVGANNFKLQNAFLNSGCNLFDFNYFDSSAKKHFKNFTILSKKEL
- a CDS encoding glycosyltransferase, which encodes MKLAFISAHPYSIATLNKYGLRLAKQLAQKAEVDELVLISDQRDPIQLDNKIGKCKISIEQSRNSNSSNNIFNIYRNIVKHQPDAILFNFQFNKTGYKKLSVVLGFLLALVFRLKGIPTIVILHKDLEDTASINDNLLHERFLYNIDSLMRTGLTKVLLQADTIALTSEKYMNIVREKYNAQNLIQIPQESFKAIPEPNFDLPNGPKKILTFGKFGKHKKVEAFIEAIIKLRASTNQELEIVIAGTDHPTTPGYLAGIMKQYDHIKNLTFTGFVDEENVAKNFKESTLVVLPYTSERVSSGMLLKAAFYGKAVVIPNFKDLALNIKKQGFAVDVYEPGDVDSLANSLKCIIVNDSYRRTIGEMNYKASCSLPMEKIAQLYLDEFQKLFRAKMNLNFV